The DNA segment GGGCCATGCACATCACCACCGACGGATGGACCCTCTACACCCACCCCTGCGGGATCACGATCTGGGGACAACAACACGGCGTACAACGCCAAGGCCCCCTCCCCGAAGAACTCAACACCCAACCCGAACCACCGGCCCGACCGAAGGTGAAAGTCCGCGGCGGAACCGTCGATCTCGCTGACGCGATCGCCACCATCCGCCGCCGCTACGACCGCATGGCCGCCACCCCCGACACCCGCATGTACCGACCCCACGACGCCCGCCGGTCAAACACAGGCCGCAACTCGGGCCGGAGCAGCCGAACCGGCGGAGCGACGAGGGCCGGGCGCCCCACAGTCGGGCAACTCTCACTCACCCCGACCAAACCACCCCAACCACCGATACGCCAATGAACCGGCGAGCGAGTTCCGGGTACTCGTCTTTGGTGACTCACCCGCATCCGCGGGCCGTTGACGCGCGCCGGTTCGCGCTCCTGTGTCGTTGGCGATGGCTCGGGTCGGCCAGTGTCGTCGGCCAGTGTCGTCGGCCCGAGCCGCCTACCGGTGGACGCTCGGGTCGCTCTGGGTGACCCGGGTGCGCACGGCATAGACGGAGTCGCCGCTCAAGACGCCGCCGCGGCCGAACAGGCGCCCCGCCTCCCAGTTCGACAGTCCGAGTTCGGGTTTGCCGAGCGCGTACTGACCATCCACCCAGCGGGTGAACCCGTTGCCGACAAAGGGCGCGTCGATCAATTCGTAGAAGCGATCCTGTTCGCTGTCGTCGGAGCTGATGAGCGAAACGACGAAGTGGGGCGAGTGGGCGTTGAACAACTCGATGGCCTCGTCGGTCGAGTCGACGACGACGAGGGAGATCTCGGGCGACTCCTCCCATTCCCACTCGGTGCCGAGCGAGCCGAGGGCGATCGGCTCGGCGCCTGGCTCCTCGACGGCGCCCTCCGCTCGCGTGATGGCGGTGGTCTCGAACCACACGGCATCGACATAGTCCTCGGCGCCGGGGGCGACATGCAGCTTCGGGTTGGTGCCCCGACGCTCGGCCGCGGAGCGCAACGAGGACAGCACCGCGGGGACGAGTTCTTCGGCCCGGTCCTTCACGACGGCGGCGACATTGAGGGTGTTGCACACCTTGCGATCGAGGGAATGCAACACCGCCTGCGACAATGCACCGGCGTCTGCGGTGGAGTCGGCAACCATCCAGGCGCCGCCGGTGCCGTGCAGGCTCACCGGGTTGCCGGCCTCGCGGGCGACCGTTCCCAACTGTGCGACCGCCGGCCCCGAGCCGCGCGCCACCGCCAGTCCCAGGCGAGGGTCGGCGAACATCGCCCAGCCCGCCGCGTGCGCGGCGGACTCGACGAGCGACGCCGCGCCCTCGGGCAACCCCGCCTCGGCAAGCGCAGGGTTGAGTGCGTGGGAAACGATCGCCTTCGCGGTGCCGAGCGCGTCGGAACCGATGCGAAAGACCACGGTGTTGCCCGATCGGATGACCCCGCAGGCATCGGCGAAGACATTGGGGCGACCTTCGAACACGAACCCGACGACGCCGAGTCCGGCGCGCCGCAACTCGACCTGCCAGCCCTCGTGTTGCACGGTCTCGAGCACCGATCCGCGACCAGAGGGCGCCGCCGCCCACGAGCGGAGCCCCTCGGCCATGTCGGCTCGCATCGTGTCCGAGAGCACCAGGCGAGTGGTCGAACGTCCCTTGACCTTCGCGGCCTCGACATCGGCGGCGTTGGCCTCGGCGAT comes from the Microthrixaceae bacterium genome and includes:
- a CDS encoding aldehyde dehydrogenase family protein; the protein is MTTEALTTLTAGMAILAGGDRVIRVTPELAAAWQPGDRLTVAGDAVLHIPAAEAEIAGRAVGAAVDAFARMGAVSDEQITAFFEAFARRLGDDAAFAPIAEANAADVEAAKVKGRSTTRLVLSDTMRADMAEGLRSWAAAPSGRGSVLETVQHEGWQVELRRAGLGVVGFVFEGRPNVFADACGVIRSGNTVVFRIGSDALGTAKAIVSHALNPALAEAGLPEGAASLVESAAHAAGWAMFADPRLGLAVARGSGPAVAQLGTVAREAGNPVSLHGTGGAWMVADSTADAGALSQAVLHSLDRKVCNTLNVAAVVKDRAEELVPAVLSSLRSAAERRGTNPKLHVAPGAEDYVDAVWFETTAITRAEGAVEEPGAEPIALGSLGTEWEWEESPEISLVVVDSTDEAIELFNAHSPHFVVSLISSDDSEQDRFYELIDAPFVGNGFTRWVDGQYALGKPELGLSNWEAGRLFGRGGVLSGDSVYAVRTRVTQSDPSVHR